A region of Pan troglodytes isolate AG18354 chromosome 23, NHGRI_mPanTro3-v2.0_pri, whole genome shotgun sequence DNA encodes the following proteins:
- the HDAC10 gene encoding polyamine deacetylase HDAC10 isoform X2 — MGTALVYHEDMTATRLLWDDPECEIERPERLTAALDRLRQRGLEQRCLRLSAREASEEELGLVHSPEYVSLVRETQVLGKEELQALSGQFDAIYFHPSTFHCARLAAGAGLQLVDAVLTGAVQNGLALVRPPGHHSQRAAANGFCVFNNVAIAAAHAKQKHGLHRILVVDWDVHHGQGIQYLFEDDPSVLYFSWHRYEHGRFWPFLRESDADAVGRGQGLGFTVNLPWNQVGMGNADYVAAFLHLLLPLAFEGQMQATPECFAHLTQLLQVLAGGRVCAVLEGGYHLESLAESVCMTVQTLLGDPAPPLSGPMVPCQSALESIQSARAAQAPHWKSLQQQDVTAVPMSPSSHSPEGRPPPLLPGGPVCKAAASALSSLLDQPCLCPAPSVRTAVALTMPDITSVLPPDVIQQEASALREETEAWARPHESLAREEALTALGKLLYLLDGMLDGQVNSGIAATPASAAAATLDVAVRRGLSHGAQRLLCVALGQLDRPPDLAHDGRSLWLNIRGKEAAALSMFHVSTPLPVMTGGFLSCVLGLVLPLAYGFQPDLVLVALGPGHGLQGPHAALLAAMLRGLAGGRVLALLEEDSTPQLAGILARVLNGEAPPSLGPSSVASPEDVQALMYLRGQLEPQWKMLQCHPHLVA; from the exons ATGGGGACCGCGCTTGTGTACCATGAGGACATGACGGCCACCCGGCTGCTCTGGGACGA CCCCGAGTGCGAGATCGAGCGTCCTGAGCGCCTGACCGCAGCCCTGGATCGCCTGCGGCAGCGCGGCCTGGAACAGAGGTGTCTGCGGTTGTCAGCTCGCGAGGCCTCGGAagaggagctgggcctggtgcACAG CCCAGAGTATGTATCCCTGGTCAGGGAGACCCAGGTCCTAGGCAAGGAGGAGCTGCAGGCGCTGTCCGGACAGTTCGACGCCATCTACTTCCACCCG AGTACCTTTCACTGCGCGCGGCTGGCCGCAGGGGCTGGACTGCAGCTGGTGGACGCTGTGCTCACTGGAGCTGTGCAAAATGGGCTTGCCCTGGTGAG GCCTCCCGGGCACCACAGCCAGAGGGCGGCTGCCAACGGGTTCTGCGTGTTCAACAACGTGGCCATAGCAGCTGCACATGCCAAGCAGAAACACGGGCtacacag GATCCTCGTCGTGGACTGGGATGTGCACCATGGCCAGGGGATCCAGTATCTCTTTGAGGATGACCCCAG CGTCCTTTACTTCTCCTGGCACCGCTATGAGCATGGGCGCTTCTGGCCTTTCCTGCGTGAGTCAGATGCAGACGCAGTGGGGCGGGGACAGGGCCTCGGCTTCACTGTCAACCTGCCCTGGAACCAG GTCGGGATGGGAAACGCTGACTACGTGGCTGCCTTCCTGCACCTGCTGCTTCCACTGGCCTTTGAG GGGCAAATGCAGGCCACGCCAGAGTGCTTCGCCCACCTCACACAGCTGCTGCAGGTGCTGGCCGGCGGCCGGGTCTGCGCCGTGCTGGAG GGCGGCTACCACCTGGAGTCACTGGCGGAGTCAGTGTGCATGACAGTACAGACGCTGCTGGGTGACCCGGCCCCACCCCTGTCAGGGCCAATGGTGCCATGTCAGAG TGCCCTAGAGTCCATCCAGAGTGCCCGTGCTGCCCAGGCCCCGCACTGGAAGAGCCTCCAGCAGCAAG ATGTGACCGCTGTGCCGATGAGCCCCAGCAGCCACTCCCCAGAGGGGAGGCCtccacctctgctgcctggggGTCCAGTGTGTAAGGCAGCTGCATCTGCACTGAGCTCCCTCCTGGACCAGCCGTGCCTCTGCCCCGCACCCTCTGTCCGCACCGCTGTTGCCCTGACAATGCCGGATATCACATCGGTTCTGCCCCCTGACGTCATCCAACAGGAAGCGTCAGCCCTGAGGGAGGAGACAGAAGCCTGGGCCAG GCCACACGAGTCCCTGGCCCGGGAGGAGGCCCTCACTGCACTTGGGAAGCTCCTGTACCTCTTAGATGGGATGCTGGATGGGCAG GTGAACAGTGGTATAGCAGCCACTCCAGCCTCTGCTGCAGCAGCCACCCTGGATGTGGCTGTTCGGAGAGGCCTGTCCCACGGAGCCCAGAG GCTGCTGTGCGTGGCCCTGGGACAGCTGGACCGGCCTCCAGACCTCGCCCATGACGG GAGGAGTCTGTGGCTGAACATCAGGGGCAAGGAGGCGGCTGCCCTATCCATGTTCCATGTCTCCACGCCACTGCCAGTG ATGACCGGTGGTTTCCTGAGCTGCGTCTTGGGCTTGGTGCTGCCCCTGGCCTATGGCTTCCAGCCTGACCTGGTGCTGGTGGCGCTGGGGCCTGGCCATGGCCTGCAGGGCCCCCACGCTGCACTCCTGGCTGCAATGCTTCGGGGGCTGGCAGGGGGCCGAGTCCTGGCCCTCCTGGAGGAG GACTCCACACCCCAGCTAGCAGGGATCCTGGCCCGGGTGCTGAATGGAGAGGCACCTCCTAGCCTAGGCCCTTCCTCTGTGGCCTCCCCAGAGGACGTCCAGGCCCTGATGTACCTGAGAGGGCAGCTGGAGCCTCAGTGGAAGATGTTGCAG TGCCATCCTCACCTGGTGGCTTGA
- the MAPK11 gene encoding mitogen-activated protein kinase 11, translating to MSGPRAGFYRQELNKTVWEVPQRLQGLRPVGSGAYGSVCSAYDARLRQKVAVKKLSRPFQSLIHARRTYRELRLLKHLKHENVIGLLDVFTPATSIEDFSEVYLVTTLMGADLNNIVKCQALSDEHVQFLVYQLLRGLKYIHSAGIIHRDLKPSNVAVNEDCELRILDFGLARQADEEMTGYVATRWYRAPEIMLNWMHYNQTVDIWSVGCIMAELLQGKALFPGSDYIDQLKRIMEVVGTPSPEVLAKISSEHARTYIQSLPPMPQKDLSSIFRGANPLAIDLLGRMLVLDSDQRVSAAEALAHAYFSQYHDPEDEPEAEPYDESVEAKERTLEEWKELTYQEVLSFKPPEPPKPPGSLEIEQ from the exons ATGTCGGGCCCTCGCGCCGGCTTCTACCGGCAGGAGCTGAACAAGACCGTGTGGGAGGTGCCGCAGCGGCTGCAGGGGCTGCGCCCGGTGGGCTCCGGCGCCTACGGCTCCGTCTG TTCGGCCTACGACGCCCGGCTGCGCCAGAAGGTGGCGGTGAAGAAGCTGTCGCGCCCCTTCCAGTCGCTGATCCACGCGCGCAGAACGTACCGGGAGCTGCGGCTGCTCAAGCACCTGAAGCACGAGAAC GTCATCGGGCTTCTGGACGTCTTCACGCCGGCCACGTCCATCGAGGACTTCAGCGAAGT GTACTTGGTGACCACCCTGATGGGCGCCGACCTGAACAACATCGTCAAGTGCCAGGCGCTGAGCGACGAGCACGTTCAATTCCTGGTTTACCAGCTGCTGCGCGGGCTGAAG TACATCCACTCGGCCGGGATCATCCACCGG GACCTGAAGCCCAGCAACGTGGCTGTGAACGAGGACTGTGAGCTCAGG ATCCTGGATTTCGGGCTGGCACGCCAGGCGGACGAGGAGATGACCGGCTATGTGGCCACACGCTGGTACCGGGCACCTGAGATCATGCTCAACTGGATGCATTACAACCAAACAG TGGATATCTGGTCCGTGGGCTGCATCATGGCTGAGCTGCTCCAGGGCAAGGCCCTCTTCCCGGGAAGCGACT ACATTGACCAGCTGAAGCGCATCATGGAAGTGGTGGGCACACCCAGCCCTGAGGTTCTGGCAAAAATCTCCTCGGAACAC GCCCGGACATATATCCAGTCCCTGCCCCCCATGCCCCAGAAGGACCTGAGCAGCATCTTCCGTGGAGCCAACCCCCTGG CCATAGACCTCCTTGGAAGGATGCTGGTGCTGGACAGTGACCAGAGGGTCAGTGCGGCTGAGGCACTGGCCCACGCCTACTTCAGCCAGTACCACGACCCCGAGGATGAGCCAGAGGCCGAGCCATATGATGAGAGCGTTGAGGCCAAGGAGCGCACGCTGGAGGAGTGGAAGG AGCTCACTTACCAGGAAGTCCTCAGCTTCAAGCCCCCAGAGCCACCGAAGCCACCTGGCAGCCTGGAGATTGAGCAGTGA
- the HDAC10 gene encoding polyamine deacetylase HDAC10 isoform X1, with protein MGTALVYHEDMTATRLLWDDPECEIERPERLTAALDRLRQRGLEQRCLRLSAREASEEELGLVHSPEYVSLVRETQVLGKEELQALSGQFDAIYFHPSTFHCARLAAGAGLQLVDAVLTGAVQNGLALVRPPGHHSQRAAANGFCVFNNVAIAAAHAKQKHGLHRILVVDWDVHHGQGIQYLFEDDPSVLYFSWHRYEHGRFWPFLRESDADAVGRGQGLGFTVNLPWNQVGMGNADYVAAFLHLLLPLAFEFDPELVLVSAGFDSAIGDPEGQMQATPECFAHLTQLLQVLAGGRVCAVLEGGYHLESLAESVCMTVQTLLGDPAPPLSGPMVPCQSALESIQSARAAQAPHWKSLQQQDVTAVPMSPSSHSPEGRPPPLLPGGPVCKAAASALSSLLDQPCLCPAPSVRTAVALTMPDITSVLPPDVIQQEASALREETEAWARPHESLAREEALTALGKLLYLLDGMLDGQVNSGIAATPASAAAATLDVAVRRGLSHGAQRLLCVALGQLDRPPDLAHDGRSLWLNIRGKEAAALSMFHVSTPLPVMTGGFLSCVLGLVLPLAYGFQPDLVLVALGPGHGLQGPHAALLAAMLRGLAGGRVLALLEEDSTPQLAGILARVLNGEAPPSLGPSSVASPEDVQALMYLRGQLEPQWKMLQCHPHLVA; from the exons ATGGGGACCGCGCTTGTGTACCATGAGGACATGACGGCCACCCGGCTGCTCTGGGACGA CCCCGAGTGCGAGATCGAGCGTCCTGAGCGCCTGACCGCAGCCCTGGATCGCCTGCGGCAGCGCGGCCTGGAACAGAGGTGTCTGCGGTTGTCAGCTCGCGAGGCCTCGGAagaggagctgggcctggtgcACAG CCCAGAGTATGTATCCCTGGTCAGGGAGACCCAGGTCCTAGGCAAGGAGGAGCTGCAGGCGCTGTCCGGACAGTTCGACGCCATCTACTTCCACCCG AGTACCTTTCACTGCGCGCGGCTGGCCGCAGGGGCTGGACTGCAGCTGGTGGACGCTGTGCTCACTGGAGCTGTGCAAAATGGGCTTGCCCTGGTGAG GCCTCCCGGGCACCACAGCCAGAGGGCGGCTGCCAACGGGTTCTGCGTGTTCAACAACGTGGCCATAGCAGCTGCACATGCCAAGCAGAAACACGGGCtacacag GATCCTCGTCGTGGACTGGGATGTGCACCATGGCCAGGGGATCCAGTATCTCTTTGAGGATGACCCCAG CGTCCTTTACTTCTCCTGGCACCGCTATGAGCATGGGCGCTTCTGGCCTTTCCTGCGTGAGTCAGATGCAGACGCAGTGGGGCGGGGACAGGGCCTCGGCTTCACTGTCAACCTGCCCTGGAACCAG GTCGGGATGGGAAACGCTGACTACGTGGCTGCCTTCCTGCACCTGCTGCTTCCACTGGCCTTTGAG TTTGACCCTGAGCTGGTGCTGGTCTCGGCAGGATTTGACTCAGCCATCGGGGACCCTGAG GGGCAAATGCAGGCCACGCCAGAGTGCTTCGCCCACCTCACACAGCTGCTGCAGGTGCTGGCCGGCGGCCGGGTCTGCGCCGTGCTGGAG GGCGGCTACCACCTGGAGTCACTGGCGGAGTCAGTGTGCATGACAGTACAGACGCTGCTGGGTGACCCGGCCCCACCCCTGTCAGGGCCAATGGTGCCATGTCAGAG TGCCCTAGAGTCCATCCAGAGTGCCCGTGCTGCCCAGGCCCCGCACTGGAAGAGCCTCCAGCAGCAAG ATGTGACCGCTGTGCCGATGAGCCCCAGCAGCCACTCCCCAGAGGGGAGGCCtccacctctgctgcctggggGTCCAGTGTGTAAGGCAGCTGCATCTGCACTGAGCTCCCTCCTGGACCAGCCGTGCCTCTGCCCCGCACCCTCTGTCCGCACCGCTGTTGCCCTGACAATGCCGGATATCACATCGGTTCTGCCCCCTGACGTCATCCAACAGGAAGCGTCAGCCCTGAGGGAGGAGACAGAAGCCTGGGCCAG GCCACACGAGTCCCTGGCCCGGGAGGAGGCCCTCACTGCACTTGGGAAGCTCCTGTACCTCTTAGATGGGATGCTGGATGGGCAG GTGAACAGTGGTATAGCAGCCACTCCAGCCTCTGCTGCAGCAGCCACCCTGGATGTGGCTGTTCGGAGAGGCCTGTCCCACGGAGCCCAGAG GCTGCTGTGCGTGGCCCTGGGACAGCTGGACCGGCCTCCAGACCTCGCCCATGACGG GAGGAGTCTGTGGCTGAACATCAGGGGCAAGGAGGCGGCTGCCCTATCCATGTTCCATGTCTCCACGCCACTGCCAGTG ATGACCGGTGGTTTCCTGAGCTGCGTCTTGGGCTTGGTGCTGCCCCTGGCCTATGGCTTCCAGCCTGACCTGGTGCTGGTGGCGCTGGGGCCTGGCCATGGCCTGCAGGGCCCCCACGCTGCACTCCTGGCTGCAATGCTTCGGGGGCTGGCAGGGGGCCGAGTCCTGGCCCTCCTGGAGGAG GACTCCACACCCCAGCTAGCAGGGATCCTGGCCCGGGTGCTGAATGGAGAGGCACCTCCTAGCCTAGGCCCTTCCTCTGTGGCCTCCCCAGAGGACGTCCAGGCCCTGATGTACCTGAGAGGGCAGCTGGAGCCTCAGTGGAAGATGTTGCAG TGCCATCCTCACCTGGTGGCTTGA
- the HDAC10 gene encoding polyamine deacetylase HDAC10 isoform X3, with translation MGTALVYHEDMTATRLLWDDPECEIERPERLTAALDRLRQRGLEQRCLRLSAREASEEELGLVHSPEYVSLVRETQVLGKEELQALSGQFDAIYFHPSTFHCARLAAGAGLQLVDAVLTGAVQNGLALVRPPGHHSQRAAANGFCVFNNVAIAAAHAKQKHGLHRILVVDWDVHHGQGIQYLFEDDPSVLYFSWHRYEHGRFWPFLRESDADAVGRGQGLGFTVNLPWNQVGMGNADYVAAFLHLLLPLAFEGGYHLESLAESVCMTVQTLLGDPAPPLSGPMVPCQSALESIQSARAAQAPHWKSLQQQDVTAVPMSPSSHSPEGRPPPLLPGGPVCKAAASALSSLLDQPCLCPAPSVRTAVALTMPDITSVLPPDVIQQEASALREETEAWARPHESLAREEALTALGKLLYLLDGMLDGQVNSGIAATPASAAAATLDVAVRRGLSHGAQRLLCVALGQLDRPPDLAHDGRSLWLNIRGKEAAALSMFHVSTPLPVMTGGFLSCVLGLVLPLAYGFQPDLVLVALGPGHGLQGPHAALLAAMLRGLAGGRVLALLEEDSTPQLAGILARVLNGEAPPSLGPSSVASPEDVQALMYLRGQLEPQWKMLQCHPHLVA, from the exons ATGGGGACCGCGCTTGTGTACCATGAGGACATGACGGCCACCCGGCTGCTCTGGGACGA CCCCGAGTGCGAGATCGAGCGTCCTGAGCGCCTGACCGCAGCCCTGGATCGCCTGCGGCAGCGCGGCCTGGAACAGAGGTGTCTGCGGTTGTCAGCTCGCGAGGCCTCGGAagaggagctgggcctggtgcACAG CCCAGAGTATGTATCCCTGGTCAGGGAGACCCAGGTCCTAGGCAAGGAGGAGCTGCAGGCGCTGTCCGGACAGTTCGACGCCATCTACTTCCACCCG AGTACCTTTCACTGCGCGCGGCTGGCCGCAGGGGCTGGACTGCAGCTGGTGGACGCTGTGCTCACTGGAGCTGTGCAAAATGGGCTTGCCCTGGTGAG GCCTCCCGGGCACCACAGCCAGAGGGCGGCTGCCAACGGGTTCTGCGTGTTCAACAACGTGGCCATAGCAGCTGCACATGCCAAGCAGAAACACGGGCtacacag GATCCTCGTCGTGGACTGGGATGTGCACCATGGCCAGGGGATCCAGTATCTCTTTGAGGATGACCCCAG CGTCCTTTACTTCTCCTGGCACCGCTATGAGCATGGGCGCTTCTGGCCTTTCCTGCGTGAGTCAGATGCAGACGCAGTGGGGCGGGGACAGGGCCTCGGCTTCACTGTCAACCTGCCCTGGAACCAG GTCGGGATGGGAAACGCTGACTACGTGGCTGCCTTCCTGCACCTGCTGCTTCCACTGGCCTTTGAG GGCGGCTACCACCTGGAGTCACTGGCGGAGTCAGTGTGCATGACAGTACAGACGCTGCTGGGTGACCCGGCCCCACCCCTGTCAGGGCCAATGGTGCCATGTCAGAG TGCCCTAGAGTCCATCCAGAGTGCCCGTGCTGCCCAGGCCCCGCACTGGAAGAGCCTCCAGCAGCAAG ATGTGACCGCTGTGCCGATGAGCCCCAGCAGCCACTCCCCAGAGGGGAGGCCtccacctctgctgcctggggGTCCAGTGTGTAAGGCAGCTGCATCTGCACTGAGCTCCCTCCTGGACCAGCCGTGCCTCTGCCCCGCACCCTCTGTCCGCACCGCTGTTGCCCTGACAATGCCGGATATCACATCGGTTCTGCCCCCTGACGTCATCCAACAGGAAGCGTCAGCCCTGAGGGAGGAGACAGAAGCCTGGGCCAG GCCACACGAGTCCCTGGCCCGGGAGGAGGCCCTCACTGCACTTGGGAAGCTCCTGTACCTCTTAGATGGGATGCTGGATGGGCAG GTGAACAGTGGTATAGCAGCCACTCCAGCCTCTGCTGCAGCAGCCACCCTGGATGTGGCTGTTCGGAGAGGCCTGTCCCACGGAGCCCAGAG GCTGCTGTGCGTGGCCCTGGGACAGCTGGACCGGCCTCCAGACCTCGCCCATGACGG GAGGAGTCTGTGGCTGAACATCAGGGGCAAGGAGGCGGCTGCCCTATCCATGTTCCATGTCTCCACGCCACTGCCAGTG ATGACCGGTGGTTTCCTGAGCTGCGTCTTGGGCTTGGTGCTGCCCCTGGCCTATGGCTTCCAGCCTGACCTGGTGCTGGTGGCGCTGGGGCCTGGCCATGGCCTGCAGGGCCCCCACGCTGCACTCCTGGCTGCAATGCTTCGGGGGCTGGCAGGGGGCCGAGTCCTGGCCCTCCTGGAGGAG GACTCCACACCCCAGCTAGCAGGGATCCTGGCCCGGGTGCTGAATGGAGAGGCACCTCCTAGCCTAGGCCCTTCCTCTGTGGCCTCCCCAGAGGACGTCCAGGCCCTGATGTACCTGAGAGGGCAGCTGGAGCCTCAGTGGAAGATGTTGCAG TGCCATCCTCACCTGGTGGCTTGA
- the MAPK12 gene encoding mitogen-activated protein kinase 12 isoform X2 gives MSCPPPARSGFYRQEVTKTAWEVRAVYRDLQPVGSGAYGAVCSAVDSRTGAKVAIKKLYRPFQSELFAKRAYRELRLLKHMRHENVIGLLDVFTPDETLDDFTDFYLVMPFMGTDLGKLMKHEKLGEDRIQFLVYQMLKGLRYIHAAGIIHRDLKPGNLAVNEDCELKILDFGLARQADSEMTGYVVTRWYRAPEVILNWMRYTQTVDIWSVGCIMAEMITGKTLFKGSDHLDQLKEIMKVTGTPPAEFVQRLQSDEAKNYMKGLPELEKKDFASILTNASPLAVNLLEKMLVLDAEQRVTAAEALAHPYFESLHDTEDEPQVQKYDDSFDDVDRTLDEWKLETGFHRVSQDGLDLLTS, from the exons ATGAGCTGTCCGCCGCCCGCCCGCAGTGGCTTTTACCGCCAGGAGGTGACCAAGACGGCCTGGGAGGTGCGCGCCGTGTACCGGGACCTGCAGCCCGTGGGCTCGGGCGCCTACGGCGCGGTGTG CTCGGCCGTGGACAGCCGCACCGGCGCTAAGGTGGCCATCAAGAAGCTGTATCGGCCCTTCCAGTCCGAGCTGTTCGCCAAGCGCGCCTACCGCGAGCTGCGCCTGCTCAAGCACATGCGCCACGAGAAC GTGATCGGGCTGCTGGACGTATTCACTCCTGATGAGACCCTGGATGACTTCACGGACTT TTACCTGGTGATGCCGTTCATGGGCACCGACCTGGGCAAGCTCATGAAACATGAGAAGCTAGGCGAGGACCGGATCCAGTTCCTCGTGTACCAGATGCTGAAGGGGCTGAGG TATATCCACGCTGCTGGCATCATCCACAGA GACCTGAAGCCCGGCAACCTGGCTGTGAACGAAGACTGTGAGCTGAAG ATCCTGGACTTCGGCCTGGCCAGGCAGGCAGACAGTGAGATGACTGGGTACGTGGTGACCCGGTGGTACCGGGCTCCCGAGGTCATCTTGAATTGGATGCGCTACACGCAGACGG TGGACATCTGGTCTGTGGGCTGCATCATGGCGGAGATGATCACAGGCAAGACGCTGTTCAAGGGCAGCGACC ACCTGGACCAGCTGAAGGAGATCATGAAGGTGACGGGGACGCCTCCGGCTGAGTTTGTGCAGCGGCTGCAGAGCGATGAG GCCAAGAACTACATGAAGGGCCTCCCCGAATTGGAGAAGAAGGATTTTGCCTCTATCCTGACCAATGCAAGCCCTCTGG CTGTGAACCTCCTGGAGAAGATGCTGGTGCTGGACGCGGAGCAGCGGGTGACAGCAGCCGAGGCGCTGGCCCATCCCTACTTCGAGTCCCTGCACGACACGGAAGATGAGCCCCAGGTCCAGAAGTATGATGACTCCTTTGACGACGTGGACCGCACACTGGATGAATGGAAGC tagagacggggtttcaccgtgttagccaggatggtcttgatctcctgacctcgtga
- the MAPK12 gene encoding mitogen-activated protein kinase 12 isoform X3: protein MSCPPPARSGFYRQEVTKTAWEVRAVYRDLQPVGSGAYGAVCSAVDSRTGAKVAIKKLYRPFQSELFAKRAYRELRLLKHMRHENVIGLLDVFTPDETLDDFTDFYLVMPFMGTDLGKLMKHEKLGEDRIQFLVYQMLKGLRDLKPGNLAVNEDCELKILDFGLARQADSEMTGYVVTRWYRAPEVILNWMRYTQTVDIWSVGCIMAEMITGKTLFKGSDHLDQLKEIMKVTGTPPAEFVQRLQSDEAKNYMKGLPELEKKDFASILTNASPLAVNLLEKMLVLDAEQRVTAAEALAHPYFESLHDTEDEPQVQKYDDSFDDVDRTLDEWKRVTYKEVLSFKPPRQLGARVSKETAL from the exons ATGAGCTGTCCGCCGCCCGCCCGCAGTGGCTTTTACCGCCAGGAGGTGACCAAGACGGCCTGGGAGGTGCGCGCCGTGTACCGGGACCTGCAGCCCGTGGGCTCGGGCGCCTACGGCGCGGTGTG CTCGGCCGTGGACAGCCGCACCGGCGCTAAGGTGGCCATCAAGAAGCTGTATCGGCCCTTCCAGTCCGAGCTGTTCGCCAAGCGCGCCTACCGCGAGCTGCGCCTGCTCAAGCACATGCGCCACGAGAAC GTGATCGGGCTGCTGGACGTATTCACTCCTGATGAGACCCTGGATGACTTCACGGACTT TTACCTGGTGATGCCGTTCATGGGCACCGACCTGGGCAAGCTCATGAAACATGAGAAGCTAGGCGAGGACCGGATCCAGTTCCTCGTGTACCAGATGCTGAAGGGGCTGAGG GACCTGAAGCCCGGCAACCTGGCTGTGAACGAAGACTGTGAGCTGAAG ATCCTGGACTTCGGCCTGGCCAGGCAGGCAGACAGTGAGATGACTGGGTACGTGGTGACCCGGTGGTACCGGGCTCCCGAGGTCATCTTGAATTGGATGCGCTACACGCAGACGG TGGACATCTGGTCTGTGGGCTGCATCATGGCGGAGATGATCACAGGCAAGACGCTGTTCAAGGGCAGCGACC ACCTGGACCAGCTGAAGGAGATCATGAAGGTGACGGGGACGCCTCCGGCTGAGTTTGTGCAGCGGCTGCAGAGCGATGAG GCCAAGAACTACATGAAGGGCCTCCCCGAATTGGAGAAGAAGGATTTTGCCTCTATCCTGACCAATGCAAGCCCTCTGG CTGTGAACCTCCTGGAGAAGATGCTGGTGCTGGACGCGGAGCAGCGGGTGACAGCAGCCGAGGCGCTGGCCCATCCCTACTTCGAGTCCCTGCACGACACGGAAGATGAGCCCCAGGTCCAGAAGTATGATGACTCCTTTGACGACGTGGACCGCACACTGGATGAATGGAAGC gTGTTACTTACAAAGAGGTGCTCAGCTTCAAGCCTCCCCGGCAGCTGGGGGCCAGGGTCTCCAAGGAGACGGCTCTGTGA
- the MAPK12 gene encoding mitogen-activated protein kinase 12 isoform X1 yields the protein MSCPPPARSGFYRQEVTKTAWEVRAVYRDLQPVGSGAYGAVCSAVDSRTGAKVAIKKLYRPFQSELFAKRAYRELRLLKHMRHENVIGLLDVFTPDETLDDFTDFYLVMPFMGTDLGKLMKHEKLGEDRIQFLVYQMLKGLRYIHAAGIIHRDLKPGNLAVNEDCELKILDFGLARQADSEMTGYVVTRWYRAPEVILNWMRYTQTVDIWSVGCIMAEMITGKTLFKGSDHLDQLKEIMKVTGTPPAEFVQRLQSDEAKNYMKGLPELEKKDFASILTNASPLAVNLLEKMLVLDAEQRVTAAEALAHPYFESLHDTEDEPQVQKYDDSFDDVDRTLDEWKRVTYKEVLSFKPPRQLGARVSKETAL from the exons ATGAGCTGTCCGCCGCCCGCCCGCAGTGGCTTTTACCGCCAGGAGGTGACCAAGACGGCCTGGGAGGTGCGCGCCGTGTACCGGGACCTGCAGCCCGTGGGCTCGGGCGCCTACGGCGCGGTGTG CTCGGCCGTGGACAGCCGCACCGGCGCTAAGGTGGCCATCAAGAAGCTGTATCGGCCCTTCCAGTCCGAGCTGTTCGCCAAGCGCGCCTACCGCGAGCTGCGCCTGCTCAAGCACATGCGCCACGAGAAC GTGATCGGGCTGCTGGACGTATTCACTCCTGATGAGACCCTGGATGACTTCACGGACTT TTACCTGGTGATGCCGTTCATGGGCACCGACCTGGGCAAGCTCATGAAACATGAGAAGCTAGGCGAGGACCGGATCCAGTTCCTCGTGTACCAGATGCTGAAGGGGCTGAGG TATATCCACGCTGCTGGCATCATCCACAGA GACCTGAAGCCCGGCAACCTGGCTGTGAACGAAGACTGTGAGCTGAAG ATCCTGGACTTCGGCCTGGCCAGGCAGGCAGACAGTGAGATGACTGGGTACGTGGTGACCCGGTGGTACCGGGCTCCCGAGGTCATCTTGAATTGGATGCGCTACACGCAGACGG TGGACATCTGGTCTGTGGGCTGCATCATGGCGGAGATGATCACAGGCAAGACGCTGTTCAAGGGCAGCGACC ACCTGGACCAGCTGAAGGAGATCATGAAGGTGACGGGGACGCCTCCGGCTGAGTTTGTGCAGCGGCTGCAGAGCGATGAG GCCAAGAACTACATGAAGGGCCTCCCCGAATTGGAGAAGAAGGATTTTGCCTCTATCCTGACCAATGCAAGCCCTCTGG CTGTGAACCTCCTGGAGAAGATGCTGGTGCTGGACGCGGAGCAGCGGGTGACAGCAGCCGAGGCGCTGGCCCATCCCTACTTCGAGTCCCTGCACGACACGGAAGATGAGCCCCAGGTCCAGAAGTATGATGACTCCTTTGACGACGTGGACCGCACACTGGATGAATGGAAGC gTGTTACTTACAAAGAGGTGCTCAGCTTCAAGCCTCCCCGGCAGCTGGGGGCCAGGGTCTCCAAGGAGACGGCTCTGTGA